One stretch of Aeromicrobium fastidiosum DNA includes these proteins:
- a CDS encoding Mrp/NBP35 family ATP-binding protein, protein MAAVTEEQIRTALEGVNDPEIKRPITELGMVDTITIEDHQITVRILLTVSGCPLKDTLTRDVTAAVGTVAPAAAVLVDMGVMSDEQRKDMQTMLRGGRADREVPFAQPGSLTKVFAIASGKGGVGKSTVTVNLALAMVKRGLKVGIVDADIYGHSIPDMLGVGDIRPTQVEDMIMPVPIKGLKVISIGMLKPRKDQVVAWRGPMLDRALVQMLSDVYWGDLDALLLDLPPGTGDMAISLGQHLPNAEIVVVTTPQPAAADVAERAGTMASMMHQRVAGVIENMSYLQVPGGERMEIFGSGGAAKVAETLSGRFGYDVPMLGQIPLDQKLREGGDAGDPIVESDPDSESAKILQGVADQLSGRSRGLVGMQLGLAPAGRL, encoded by the coding sequence ATGGCAGCAGTGACCGAAGAGCAGATCCGCACGGCCCTCGAAGGCGTCAACGACCCCGAGATCAAGCGGCCCATCACCGAGCTCGGCATGGTCGACACCATCACGATCGAGGACCACCAGATCACGGTGCGCATCCTCCTGACGGTCTCCGGCTGCCCGCTCAAGGACACGCTGACCCGCGACGTCACCGCCGCGGTCGGCACCGTCGCCCCGGCGGCCGCCGTCCTCGTCGACATGGGCGTCATGTCCGACGAGCAGCGCAAGGACATGCAGACGATGCTGCGCGGCGGACGCGCCGACCGCGAGGTGCCCTTCGCCCAGCCGGGCTCGCTCACCAAGGTCTTCGCGATCGCGTCGGGCAAGGGCGGAGTCGGCAAGTCGACCGTCACGGTCAACCTCGCGCTCGCGATGGTCAAGCGCGGCCTCAAGGTCGGCATCGTCGACGCCGACATCTACGGCCACTCGATCCCCGACATGCTGGGCGTCGGCGACATCCGCCCGACCCAGGTCGAGGACATGATCATGCCGGTCCCGATCAAGGGCCTCAAGGTCATCAGCATCGGCATGCTCAAGCCGCGCAAGGACCAGGTCGTCGCGTGGCGCGGCCCCATGCTCGACCGTGCCCTCGTGCAGATGCTCAGCGACGTCTACTGGGGCGATCTCGACGCCCTGCTGCTCGACCTGCCCCCGGGCACGGGCGACATGGCCATCAGCCTCGGCCAGCACCTGCCCAACGCCGAGATCGTCGTCGTCACGACACCTCAGCCCGCTGCCGCCGACGTCGCCGAGCGCGCCGGCACGATGGCCTCGATGATGCACCAGCGCGTCGCGGGCGTCATCGAGAACATGTCGTACCTGCAGGTCCCCGGTGGTGAGCGCATGGAGATCTTCGGCTCCGGCGGTGCCGCCAAGGTCGCGGAGACCCTCAGCGGCCGCTTCGGCTACGACGTCCCGATGCTGGGCCAGATCCCCCTCGACCAGAAGCTGCGCGAGGGCGGCGACGCCGGCGACCCGATCGTCGAGTCCGATCCCGACTCCGAGTCGGCCAAGATCCTGCAGGGCGTCGCCGACCAGCTCAGCGGACGCTCGCGCGGTCTCGTGGGCATGCAGCTCGGACTGGCACCCGCCGGACGCCTGTAG
- the sigE gene encoding RNA polymerase sigma factor SigE translates to MKADDVATTTLDPAPADWEAVVAEHSARVYRLAYRLTGNRPDAEDLTQDVFIRVFRSLDTYEPGNFPGWLHRITTNLFLDRVRRKSRLRMDGFGEGAEERLLSHEVLPESAVHDANFDPDIEAALASLSDEFRVAVVLCDIEGLSYEEISDVLGIKLGTVRSRIHRGRTQLRETLAHRAPTEGRTRFVGPVGA, encoded by the coding sequence ATGAAGGCAGATGACGTGGCCACGACGACGCTCGATCCGGCTCCGGCCGACTGGGAGGCTGTCGTCGCCGAGCACTCCGCCCGGGTCTACCGCCTGGCCTACCGGCTGACGGGCAACCGACCCGATGCCGAGGACCTCACGCAGGACGTGTTCATCCGGGTGTTCCGCTCGCTCGACACCTACGAGCCGGGCAACTTCCCGGGCTGGCTGCACCGCATCACGACCAACCTGTTCCTCGACCGGGTGCGCCGCAAGTCGCGCCTGCGCATGGACGGCTTCGGGGAGGGCGCCGAGGAGCGTCTGCTGAGCCACGAGGTGCTGCCGGAGTCGGCCGTCCACGACGCCAACTTCGATCCCGACATCGAGGCCGCGCTCGCCTCGCTGTCCGACGAGTTCCGTGTCGCGGTCGTGCTGTGCGACATCGAGGGCCTGTCGTACGAGGAGATCTCCGACGTGCTGGGCATCAAGCTCGGCACGGTGCGCTCGCGCATCCACCGCGGTCGCACGCAGCTGCGCGAGACGCTGGCCCACCGCGCGCCCACCGAGGGACGCACCAGGTTCGTGGGTCCGGTCGGCGCCTGA
- a CDS encoding sec-independent translocase, which produces MGWPEIGLILVVALLLFGPEKLPELAKQAGGFVRTVRRMADNAKNDLGREMGEDFSGINLRDLDPREIVRRNFLDEDDTTPAATKETRILRPGEKPPFDSEAT; this is translated from the coding sequence ATGGGTTGGCCCGAGATCGGCCTGATACTCGTGGTCGCCCTGCTGCTGTTCGGACCTGAGAAGCTGCCCGAGCTGGCCAAGCAGGCCGGTGGCTTCGTGCGGACGGTGCGCCGCATGGCCGACAACGCCAAGAACGATCTCGGCCGCGAGATGGGCGAGGACTTCTCGGGCATCAACCTGCGCGACCTCGACCCCCGCGAGATCGTGCGCCGCAACTTCCTGGACGAGGACGACACGACGCCCGCCGCCACGAAGGAGACCCGCATCCTGCGGCCCGGCGAGAAGCCGCCCTTCGACTCCGAGGCGACCTGA
- a CDS encoding O-methyltransferase: MPVSPGAGSALSFLASAIGAKAVAEIGTGTGVSGLWLLRGMQPGGVLTSVDLEAEHQRLARETFTAAEQAPQRFRLIAGAGLDVMPRLTDDGYDLVFLDGDKVEYGEYLEQALRLVRPGGLIVFDNALWHDRVADPSQRDPETAAIRDVIRRVATDDRLRSVLVPLGDGLLVAQLQS; this comes from the coding sequence GTGCCCGTCTCCCCCGGTGCCGGATCGGCACTCTCGTTCCTGGCATCGGCGATCGGTGCCAAGGCGGTCGCCGAGATCGGCACCGGCACGGGTGTCTCAGGACTCTGGCTGCTGCGCGGCATGCAACCCGGTGGCGTGCTGACGTCGGTCGACCTCGAGGCCGAGCACCAGCGCCTGGCCCGCGAGACGTTCACGGCCGCCGAGCAGGCCCCGCAGCGCTTCCGGCTCATCGCGGGAGCCGGCCTCGACGTCATGCCCCGGCTGACCGACGACGGCTACGACCTCGTCTTCCTCGACGGCGACAAGGTCGAGTACGGCGAGTACCTCGAGCAGGCCCTGCGTCTCGTCCGCCCCGGCGGGCTCATCGTGTTCGACAACGCCCTGTGGCACGACCGCGTCGCAGACCCGTCGCAGCGCGACCCCGAGACCGCCGCGATCCGCGACGTCATCCGGCGCGTCGCGACCGACGACCGCCTGCGTAGCGTGCTGGTGCCGCTCGGCGACGGACTGCTGGTCGCCCAGCTGCAGTCCTAG
- a CDS encoding flotillin family protein — protein MTTIIAISGFAVLAVLLIGTIVTRYKVAGPNEAFIITGRRDKRAVDMTGQKVVVGGGTFVIPFVQSMARIPLSSLQITLQVHKAPSSQGISLNVQAVAVVKIGGDEEHIRSAAQRFLGQTESIHVFTTEVLEGELRAIVGTLTVEQIIQDRGAFASKVAEAAEASLSVQGLTLDSFSIKDVSDAEGTYLRDLGRPEAAKIKQLADIAEAESHKISEQSRLAADEQVAIAERTLALKRAEIKVETDTALAQATAAGPLAKAARDQEVLAEEAKVAERRAAVTEKQLEVDVRKPADAQRYRIEQEAEAQRNATVSQAEGARSAKVANAEAEKAARIAAAEASAIEGERLGSAEKSRRGLIADAVRLEGEAEAAAKQAVGEAEAKAMQARSDAYKEYGEAAILEMLVKILPEVARELAAPMGNIDQLTVVSTDGASALPKALATNMAQVVELVRSTTGFDLAAMMAESASSRSEPAP, from the coding sequence ATGACCACCATCATCGCCATCTCCGGATTCGCCGTCCTGGCCGTCCTGCTCATCGGCACGATCGTCACCCGCTACAAGGTGGCCGGCCCCAACGAGGCGTTCATCATCACCGGCCGCCGCGACAAGCGGGCCGTCGACATGACCGGCCAGAAGGTCGTGGTCGGCGGTGGCACGTTCGTCATCCCCTTCGTGCAGTCGATGGCGCGCATCCCGCTGTCGTCGCTGCAGATCACGCTCCAGGTGCACAAGGCACCCTCGAGCCAGGGCATCAGCCTCAACGTCCAGGCCGTCGCGGTCGTCAAGATCGGCGGCGACGAGGAGCACATCCGGTCCGCCGCACAGCGCTTCCTGGGCCAGACCGAGTCCATCCACGTGTTCACGACCGAGGTCCTGGAGGGCGAGCTGCGGGCCATCGTCGGCACCCTGACCGTCGAGCAGATCATCCAGGACCGCGGGGCGTTCGCGTCCAAGGTCGCCGAGGCCGCCGAGGCGTCGCTGTCGGTGCAGGGGCTGACGCTCGACTCGTTCTCGATCAAGGACGTGTCGGACGCCGAGGGCACCTACCTGCGCGACCTCGGCCGTCCCGAGGCCGCCAAGATCAAGCAGCTCGCCGACATCGCCGAGGCCGAGTCGCACAAGATCAGCGAGCAGAGCCGCCTGGCCGCCGACGAGCAGGTCGCGATCGCCGAGCGCACCCTCGCCCTCAAGCGGGCCGAGATCAAGGTCGAGACCGACACCGCCCTCGCGCAGGCCACCGCCGCCGGACCGCTCGCCAAGGCGGCCCGCGACCAGGAGGTGCTGGCCGAGGAGGCCAAGGTCGCCGAGCGTCGCGCAGCCGTCACCGAGAAGCAGCTCGAGGTCGATGTCCGCAAGCCTGCCGACGCCCAGCGCTACCGCATCGAGCAGGAGGCCGAGGCCCAGCGCAACGCCACGGTGTCGCAGGCCGAGGGTGCCCGTAGCGCGAAGGTCGCCAACGCCGAGGCCGAGAAGGCCGCCCGCATCGCCGCCGCCGAGGCGTCCGCGATCGAGGGCGAGCGACTCGGATCGGCCGAGAAGTCCCGCCGCGGGCTCATCGCCGACGCCGTCAGGCTCGAGGGCGAGGCCGAGGCTGCCGCCAAGCAGGCCGTCGGCGAGGCCGAGGCCAAGGCGATGCAGGCTCGCTCCGACGCGTACAAGGAGTACGGCGAGGCGGCCATCCTGGAGATGCTGGTCAAGATCCTGCCCGAGGTCGCCCGCGAGCTGGCGGCGCCCATGGGCAACATCGACCAGCTGACGGTCGTCTCGACCGACGGCGCGTCGGCGTTGCCCAAGGCGCTGGCCACCAACATGGCGCAGGTCGTCGAGCTCGTGAGGAGCACGACCGGCTTCGACCTCGCGGCCATGATGGCCG
- a CDS encoding TIGR00730 family Rossman fold protein, which produces MTGRPTHQKGPVRLKGGQLPDTTTDQRLLDSRGDAGWVHTDPWRVLRIQAEFVEGFGALAELGPAVSVFGSARTQPDDPMYAAGEQIAARLCEAGYAVITGGGPGAMEAANKGAHECGGVSVGLGIELPHEQGMNEWVDLGVNFRYFFVRKTMFVKYAQGFIVLPGGFGTMDELFEALTLAQTGKVTSFPIVLFGSAYWGGLVDWLRETMLADGKVGAADIDMLHVTDDVDEAVSYFVARDDT; this is translated from the coding sequence ATGACCGGTCGTCCCACCCACCAGAAGGGTCCGGTGCGTCTCAAGGGCGGCCAGCTGCCCGACACCACCACCGACCAGCGGCTGCTCGACTCACGAGGCGACGCGGGCTGGGTGCACACCGACCCGTGGCGGGTGCTGCGCATCCAGGCCGAGTTCGTCGAGGGCTTCGGGGCGCTCGCCGAGCTGGGGCCGGCCGTGAGCGTGTTCGGCTCGGCCCGCACCCAGCCCGACGACCCCATGTACGCCGCGGGTGAGCAGATCGCCGCGCGCCTGTGCGAGGCGGGCTACGCCGTCATCACCGGAGGCGGACCCGGCGCGATGGAGGCCGCCAACAAGGGCGCGCACGAGTGCGGCGGCGTGTCGGTCGGGCTCGGCATCGAGCTGCCCCACGAGCAGGGCATGAACGAGTGGGTCGACCTCGGTGTCAACTTCCGCTACTTCTTCGTCCGCAAGACGATGTTCGTCAAGTACGCACAGGGCTTCATCGTGCTGCCCGGCGGCTTCGGCACGATGGACGAGCTGTTCGAGGCGCTGACGCTCGCCCAGACCGGCAAGGTCACGTCGTTCCCGATCGTCCTGTTCGGCAGCGCCTACTGGGGCGGCCTGGTCGACTGGCTGCGCGAGACGATGCTTGCTGACGGCAAGGTCGGCGCGGCCGACATCGACATGCTGCACGTCACCGACGACGTCGACGAGGCGGTCTCCTACTTCGTGGCCCGGGACGACACCTGA
- the dapE gene encoding succinyl-diaminopimelate desuccinylase, translated as MATIDLTSDVVTLTAALVDIASESLSEQEIADAVEEALGRLHHLELVRDGHTIVARTSLGRGERVVIAGHLDTVPANANFPSRLEDGVLHGLGSCDMKGGVAVALLLAATVADPVRDVTYVFYEAEEIAAEFNGLGRLARERPELLDGDFAILMEPSDAGVEAGCQGTMRVDVRTTGERAHAARSWAGSNAIHALAPVLARLDSYAPRQVEIDGLTYREGLNAVGIRGGVAGNVVPDEAVVTVNYRFAPDRSEAEAHQHLQEVFEGFGLTITDSAPGALPGLSRPAAAEFVAAVGAEPRPKFGWTDVAQFTQLGIPAVNYGPGDPVYAHKADEQVPVEHLHRVLSTLQKWLTT; from the coding sequence GTGGCCACCATCGACCTGACCTCTGACGTCGTGACGCTCACCGCGGCCCTCGTCGACATCGCCTCCGAGAGCCTGTCCGAGCAGGAGATCGCCGACGCCGTCGAGGAGGCACTGGGGCGTCTCCACCACCTCGAGCTGGTGCGCGACGGTCACACGATCGTCGCGCGCACGTCACTCGGTCGCGGTGAACGGGTCGTGATCGCCGGGCATCTTGACACCGTGCCGGCCAACGCCAACTTCCCGTCGCGGCTCGAGGACGGGGTGCTCCACGGGCTCGGCTCCTGCGACATGAAGGGCGGTGTCGCGGTCGCGCTGCTGCTCGCCGCGACCGTGGCCGATCCCGTCCGCGACGTCACCTACGTCTTCTACGAGGCCGAGGAGATCGCCGCCGAGTTCAACGGCCTGGGCCGCCTGGCACGGGAGCGTCCCGAGCTGCTCGACGGCGACTTCGCGATCCTGATGGAGCCGTCTGACGCCGGTGTCGAGGCCGGCTGCCAGGGCACCATGCGCGTCGACGTCCGCACGACCGGCGAGCGCGCCCACGCCGCGCGCTCCTGGGCGGGGAGCAACGCGATCCACGCCCTGGCACCCGTGCTCGCCAGGCTCGACTCCTACGCGCCTCGCCAGGTCGAGATCGACGGCCTGACCTACCGCGAGGGGCTCAACGCCGTCGGCATCCGCGGCGGCGTCGCCGGCAACGTCGTGCCCGACGAGGCCGTCGTCACGGTCAACTACCGGTTCGCCCCCGACCGCTCCGAGGCAGAGGCGCACCAGCACCTGCAGGAGGTGTTCGAGGGCTTCGGCCTGACGATCACCGACTCGGCCCCCGGCGCGTTGCCGGGCCTGTCCCGACCGGCCGCCGCGGAGTTCGTGGCCGCCGTCGGCGCCGAGCCGCGACCCAAGTTCGGCTGGACGGACGTCGCCCAGTTCACCCAGCTCGGCATCCCGGCGGTCAACTACGGCCCCGGCGACCCCGTCTACGCCCACAAGGCCGACGAGCAGGTTCCCGTCGAGCACCTGCACCGCGTGCTCTCCACCCTCCAGAAATGGCTCACCACATGA
- a CDS encoding enoyl-CoA hydratase-related protein — protein MSTAPLTYDVADGVATITLQRPDGMNSLTLATKVALRDSLHEAAADGAVRAVVLTGTGRAFCVGQDLREHVSGLTGEQDLGGSTTVVEHYNPIATAIATMPKPVVAAVNGIAAGAGASIAFASDFRVLKRSAGFNTAFAGIAFSCDTGASWTLPRLVGQGRAMDLLLRPRTVSADEALAMGLATSVVDDDEFDAAVATLASELAQGPTLAYGAIKRAVAFSATHDLPSSLEHEGQKMAITGASSDHQVAVEAFLAKQEPVFTGR, from the coding sequence ATGAGCACCGCTCCCCTCACGTACGACGTCGCCGATGGGGTCGCCACGATCACCCTCCAGAGGCCTGACGGCATGAACAGCCTGACGCTCGCGACGAAGGTCGCCCTGCGCGACTCGCTGCACGAGGCGGCCGCCGACGGTGCCGTGCGCGCCGTCGTCCTGACGGGAACGGGCCGGGCGTTCTGCGTGGGTCAGGACCTCAGGGAGCACGTCTCGGGCCTCACCGGCGAGCAGGACCTCGGCGGGTCGACGACTGTCGTCGAGCACTACAACCCCATCGCCACGGCCATCGCGACGATGCCCAAACCCGTCGTCGCCGCGGTCAACGGCATCGCCGCCGGAGCCGGTGCCTCGATCGCCTTCGCATCCGACTTCCGCGTGCTGAAGCGCTCGGCCGGCTTCAACACGGCGTTCGCCGGCATCGCCTTCTCGTGCGACACGGGCGCCTCGTGGACGCTCCCCCGCCTGGTCGGACAGGGACGCGCCATGGACCTGCTCCTGCGCCCGCGCACGGTGTCGGCCGACGAGGCGCTCGCGATGGGTCTCGCGACGTCGGTGGTCGACGATGACGAGTTCGACGCCGCGGTCGCGACACTGGCCTCCGAGCTGGCACAGGGCCCGACCCTGGCCTACGGCGCGATCAAGCGGGCCGTGGCGTTCTCGGCGACCCACGACCTGCCGTCGTCGCTGGAGCACGAGGGCCAGAAGATGGCGATCACCGGCGCGTCGTCCGACCACCAGGTCGCCGTCGAGGCCTTCCTGGCCAAGCAGGAGCCGGTCTTCACGGGCCGCTGA
- a CDS encoding VOC family protein, giving the protein MALVTFKNLCLDANDVSSMSGFWSRALRLPVEPLEGGEAVLRGDVEARSVWINLVPEAREVKNRVHLDLVAESLDEFAGLDQLTEPGEFAWETYTDPEGNLFCVFTGSERDPGLKDVVVDSVDPRSIASWWADVLGGSIGHPEGYSHVDDIPGAPVESFDFVPVLEPKTVKNRLHWDVTLLPGATVDDLISRGATVLALPGDGHAWTVMSDPEGNEFCVFEPR; this is encoded by the coding sequence ATGGCTCTCGTGACCTTCAAGAACCTCTGCCTCGACGCCAACGACGTCTCCTCGATGTCGGGCTTCTGGTCCCGGGCACTGCGCCTGCCCGTCGAACCGTTGGAGGGCGGCGAGGCCGTCCTGCGTGGCGACGTCGAGGCGCGGTCGGTGTGGATCAACCTCGTGCCGGAGGCGCGCGAGGTCAAGAACCGCGTCCACCTCGACCTCGTGGCCGAGTCGCTCGACGAGTTCGCCGGGCTCGACCAGCTGACCGAGCCGGGAGAGTTCGCCTGGGAGACGTACACCGACCCCGAGGGCAACCTGTTCTGCGTCTTCACGGGCTCCGAACGGGACCCCGGGCTCAAGGACGTCGTGGTCGACTCGGTCGACCCGCGGTCGATCGCGTCGTGGTGGGCCGATGTGCTCGGCGGGTCGATCGGGCACCCCGAGGGCTACAGCCACGTCGACGACATCCCGGGCGCGCCGGTCGAGTCGTTCGACTTCGTGCCGGTGCTCGAGCCCAAGACCGTCAAGAATCGCCTGCACTGGGACGTGACCCTCCTGCCGGGCGCGACCGTCGACGACCTGATCTCCCGCGGCGCGACGGTGCTCGCCCTGCCCGGCGACGGACACGCGTGGACCGTCATGTCCGATCCCGAGGGCAACGAGTTCTGCGTCTTCGAGCCACGGTGA
- a CDS encoding DNA-3-methyladenine glycosylase I gives MVRCPWGDDPAMTDYHDLEWGRVLRGDRELFERMSLEAFQSGLSWLIILRKRDRFREAFAGFDPEVVARFGDAEVAELLDDAGIVRNRLKIEATINNARTLIGLEESFSDLLWSFSPGPRPAPQTFADVPATTPESIAMAKALKKKGFRFVGPTTAYALMQATGMVNDHLADCVAREDVRGL, from the coding sequence GTGGTCCGTTGCCCGTGGGGCGACGACCCGGCGATGACCGACTACCACGACCTCGAGTGGGGCCGCGTGCTGCGCGGCGACCGCGAGCTGTTCGAGCGGATGTCGCTCGAGGCCTTCCAGTCGGGACTCTCGTGGCTCATCATCCTGCGCAAGCGCGACCGCTTCCGCGAGGCCTTCGCGGGCTTCGACCCCGAGGTCGTGGCGCGGTTCGGCGACGCCGAGGTGGCCGAGCTGCTCGACGACGCCGGCATCGTCCGCAACCGGCTCAAGATCGAGGCCACGATCAACAACGCCCGCACGCTGATCGGCCTCGAGGAGTCGTTCAGTGACCTGCTGTGGTCGTTCTCGCCCGGTCCGCGGCCGGCGCCGCAGACGTTCGCCGACGTCCCAGCCACGACGCCCGAGTCGATCGCGATGGCCAAGGCGCTCAAGAAGAAGGGCTTCCGCTTCGTCGGTCCGACCACGGCGTACGCCCTGATGCAGGCCACCGGCATGGTCAACGACCACCTCGCCGACTGCGTCGCCCGTGAGGACGTCCGCGGCCTCTAG
- a CDS encoding aminoglycoside phosphotransferase family protein, with protein sequence MALLPFDLPAGLLAPNGRGDDWVAWVERLPRIVGGLLDEWALTVDGIPLHGRTALVVPVVADGVPAMLKVTWPHDEDRHEILALQTWHGRGAVRLLRADPRRDAMLLERLHPRDLTTLPVLSACEVVAGTYATLHVPAPPQLVPLSRHVQAWVDELGRLPRHAPVPRRLVEQAVHLGRSFVDDPQTVGRLVHTELHYANVLAADREPWLVIGPSPVSGDPHAEVAPLLSNRWDEVVATGDVRTAVRRRFHTVVDTAELDEQRARDWVVLREAVHAAWAVDEHDHDRITAAVAIAKAVQD encoded by the coding sequence GTGGCCCTCCTGCCGTTCGACCTGCCCGCGGGCCTCCTCGCGCCGAATGGTCGCGGCGACGACTGGGTCGCGTGGGTCGAGCGTCTTCCCCGCATCGTCGGCGGGCTGCTCGACGAGTGGGCGCTCACGGTCGACGGGATTCCCCTGCACGGGCGGACGGCGCTCGTCGTGCCGGTAGTCGCCGACGGCGTCCCCGCGATGCTCAAGGTCACCTGGCCGCATGACGAGGACCGGCACGAGATCCTGGCGCTCCAGACCTGGCACGGACGCGGCGCCGTGCGCCTCCTGCGAGCCGATCCGCGCCGCGACGCGATGCTGCTGGAGCGACTGCACCCGCGCGACCTCACGACCCTGCCGGTGCTGAGCGCGTGCGAGGTCGTCGCCGGCACGTACGCGACGCTCCACGTGCCGGCCCCGCCGCAGCTGGTGCCGTTGTCCCGTCACGTTCAGGCCTGGGTCGACGAGCTGGGCCGTCTGCCGCGTCACGCCCCCGTGCCTCGCCGCCTGGTCGAGCAGGCCGTCCACCTGGGGCGCTCTTTCGTCGACGACCCGCAGACCGTCGGCCGGCTCGTGCACACCGAGCTGCACTACGCCAACGTCCTGGCGGCCGACCGGGAGCCGTGGCTCGTGATCGGCCCGTCGCCGGTCTCGGGAGATCCGCACGCAGAGGTCGCTCCGCTGCTGTCCAACCGCTGGGACGAGGTCGTCGCGACCGGTGACGTGCGCACGGCCGTCCGCCGCAGGTTCCACACCGTCGTCGACACGGCCGAGCTCGACGAGCAGCGAGCGCGCGACTGGGTCGTGCTCCGCGAGGCGGTTCACGCGGCGTGGGCCGTCGACGAGCACGACCACGACCGGATCACAGCGGCGGTCGCGATCGCCAAGGCCGTGCAGGACTGA
- a CDS encoding DUF3117 domain-containing protein, which translates to MAAMKPRTGDGPMEVTKEGRCIVMRVPLEGGGRLVVELNNEEAATLGDALKAV; encoded by the coding sequence ATGGCCGCCATGAAGCCACGGACCGGAGACGGACCGATGGAGGTCACCAAGGAGGGTCGCTGCATCGTCATGCGCGTCCCGCTCGAGGGCGGAGGACGTCTCGTCGTCGAGCTGAACAACGAGGAAGCTGCCACGCTCGGCGACGCGCTCAAAGCGGTCTAG
- a CDS encoding anti-sigma factor family protein, producing MPHLGADVAAYVDGQLSGSAAREAVAHLETCDACEKAVRQQRLLKSRMSTVATPEPPAALLASLAGLAADPPARESWWVRLGRSLPLRAGVVVVTASLAVVATAYAVGGSGRPGDEVQPPFNQYTADFDAPVASFDTASGDTVITAAAMDDLSEYGWACHDTLAGDLHRVSGAYTGADEVISLVYTDGSSRLNLYEQTGVLAPSTLDGFRSETMAGSRVWVRPGSPMVVTWDDDGTVFTIVTDVDHQRVERAVAELPTDSDEQGLGERVGDGLTRMSSWVGAA from the coding sequence ATGCCTCACCTGGGTGCCGACGTCGCTGCGTACGTGGACGGACAGCTGTCCGGGTCCGCTGCGCGCGAGGCGGTCGCCCACCTGGAGACGTGCGACGCGTGCGAGAAGGCGGTCCGGCAGCAGCGCCTGCTGAAGTCGCGCATGTCGACGGTCGCCACGCCCGAGCCCCCCGCGGCCCTGCTCGCGTCGCTGGCGGGGCTGGCCGCCGATCCTCCGGCCCGCGAGAGCTGGTGGGTTCGCCTGGGCCGTTCGCTGCCGCTGCGGGCCGGCGTGGTCGTGGTGACCGCGTCACTCGCGGTCGTCGCGACGGCCTACGCCGTGGGCGGCTCCGGTCGACCGGGTGATGAGGTGCAGCCCCCGTTCAACCAGTACACGGCCGACTTCGACGCCCCGGTGGCCTCGTTCGACACCGCGTCGGGCGACACCGTGATCACCGCTGCCGCGATGGACGACCTGTCCGAGTACGGCTGGGCCTGTCACGACACCCTGGCGGGCGACCTGCACCGGGTCTCGGGCGCCTACACGGGTGCCGACGAGGTCATCTCGCTGGTCTACACCGACGGCTCGTCCCGGCTCAACCTGTACGAGCAGACCGGGGTCCTCGCTCCGTCGACGCTCGACGGGTTCCGCTCCGAGACGATGGCCGGCTCGCGGGTGTGGGTGCGTCCGGGCTCTCCCATGGTCGTCACGTGGGACGACGACGGCACGGTGTTCACGATCGTCACAGACGTCGACCACCAGCGCGTCGAGCGGGCCGTCGCAGAGCTGCCGACCGACTCCGACGAGCAGGGACTCGGCGAGCGCGTCGGCGACGGCCTCACCCGCATGTCGTCATGGGTCGGAGCCGCCTGA